A stretch of the Leptotrichia sp. oral taxon 223 genome encodes the following:
- a CDS encoding replication initiation protein, which yields MNIYFSEKFTNFQSNIKLEFSKKITKNEKIFLKLLFFRIVSDSLFLEKAEIRFEELLSTLEFSSINDFTPFFNTLSEKHILFSTDTQLSGSFGIISSFILYSDYCQIFFTEEFKNCFSLKKNFFSLLEIEKFIFMTDSFSFSFYNNIIKNFKDKKEVSLPVSLVKTYLNANDKYERFFDFEKHILKKAVLDINTFTDFSVEYKKIKECKKATNKIISINFSINKSRQSYKPYDNKIYKMLELIREKISNPEEIYHLFMLYVAKRGYKYVYDNINYAKNSFTEDFEKNLKKALMLNLASNSLKLYVNELKTVKSPIVLFYTLTRKLNKIKRHYPKIEEFMHNFKLRNIDSISYFKNNDSFEFSNEYIRIFVKYYSDKKSIIEIYLPSNIIEKMKLENEI from the coding sequence ATGAATATCTATTTTTCAGAAAAATTTACAAATTTTCAGAGCAATATTAAACTTGAATTTTCAAAAAAAATAACAAAAAATGAAAAAATATTTCTCAAATTGCTATTCTTTAGAATTGTTTCAGATTCCTTATTTTTAGAAAAAGCTGAAATCAGATTTGAAGAACTGCTTTCCACACTTGAATTTTCCTCAATTAATGATTTTACACCATTTTTTAATACTTTGTCAGAAAAACATATACTTTTTTCTACAGATACCCAACTTTCAGGTTCCTTTGGAATTATTTCATCTTTTATTTTGTATTCTGATTATTGCCAAATATTTTTCACTGAAGAATTTAAAAACTGCTTTTCTCTCAAAAAAAACTTTTTCTCACTTCTTGAGATTGAAAAATTTATTTTCATGACAGATTCCTTCTCATTCAGTTTTTATAACAATATTATTAAAAATTTTAAAGATAAAAAAGAAGTTTCTTTACCTGTTTCATTAGTAAAGACATACCTCAATGCAAATGATAAATACGAAAGGTTCTTTGATTTTGAAAAGCATATTTTAAAAAAAGCTGTACTAGATATAAACACTTTTACAGATTTCTCAGTTGAATACAAAAAGATAAAAGAGTGCAAAAAAGCAACAAACAAAATTATCTCAATAAATTTTTCCATAAATAAATCAAGACAATCTTACAAGCCTTATGACAACAAAATTTATAAAATGCTGGAACTTATCAGGGAAAAAATTTCCAATCCTGAGGAAATTTACCATTTATTTATGCTTTATGTGGCAAAGAGAGGATATAAATATGTCTATGACAATATAAATTATGCAAAAAATTCTTTTACTGAAGATTTTGAAAAAAATTTAAAAAAAGCTCTTATGCTTAACTTAGCCTCAAACAGCCTAAAACTTTATGTAAACGAACTAAAAACAGTTAAATCTCCGATAGTTCTATTTTACACTCTTACAAGAAAACTTAACAAAATTAAAAGACATTATCCAAAAATTGAAGAATTTATGCATAACTTCAAATTAAGAAATATTGATTCCATCAGCTATTTTAAAAATAACGACTCTTTTGAATTTTCAAACGAATATATCAGAATTTTTGTAAAATACTATTCTGATAAAAAGTCCATTATTGAAATATATCTTCCAAGCAACATTATTGAAAAAATGAAACTGGAAAATGAAATTTAA
- a CDS encoding PTS sugar transporter subunit IIB produces the protein MKRIYLFCSAGMSTSLVAKKMQEVADKHSLPVEVKAFPDNKIDVIVEEVHPDVILLGPQVKFKLEQTASKYEPKGIPVAVIDLEDYGRVDGERILKRAIKILKEKAGK, from the coding sequence ATGAAAAGAATATACTTATTTTGCAGTGCTGGGATGTCTACAAGCTTAGTTGCCAAAAAAATGCAGGAAGTGGCAGATAAGCATAGCCTTCCAGTTGAAGTTAAGGCTTTTCCTGACAATAAGATTGATGTTATTGTTGAGGAAGTTCATCCTGATGTAATTCTATTGGGACCACAGGTAAAATTTAAACTTGAACAGACAGCTTCAAAATACGAACCAAAGGGGATTCCAGTAGCAGTAATTGATCTTGAAGATTATGGGAGAGTCGATGGGGAACGTATTTTAAAGAGAGC
- a CDS encoding haloacid dehalogenase-like hydrolase, producing MGKRLLSCFTSDFNKMTGQDLKNAIKASEGRTVLSENVAGRRSVTGDVTNSELAKAFGADLILLNGLDVYNPVIAALPESDEPIKLLKKLTGRPVGLNLEPVDLNADMMEEIEIIPEGRMCSEATLKKIEEMGFDFVCLTGNPGTGVTNSRISEGIKQAKKYFSGMVIAGKMHSAGVDEPVADLKAVKEFIESGADVIMLPAVGTVPGFTQGEMIKAVKFIKENGALSMSAIGTSQESSTRETIREIAIMNKIAGVDIQHIGDAGYSGVANYENIMELSIAIRGVRHTIRMIAASNDR from the coding sequence ATGGGAAAAAGGTTATTAAGTTGTTTTACTAGTGATTTTAATAAAATGACGGGACAGGATTTAAAGAATGCAATTAAAGCAAGTGAAGGAAGAACAGTATTGTCAGAAAATGTTGCAGGAAGAAGAAGTGTTACGGGGGACGTTACAAATAGTGAATTGGCAAAAGCGTTTGGGGCAGATCTTATACTGCTGAATGGGCTGGATGTTTATAATCCAGTTATAGCGGCTTTGCCTGAAAGCGATGAGCCGATAAAACTTTTGAAAAAACTTACAGGTAGACCAGTAGGGCTAAATCTTGAACCTGTGGACTTGAATGCAGATATGATGGAGGAAATAGAGATTATTCCTGAGGGAAGAATGTGTTCTGAGGCAACATTGAAAAAAATAGAAGAAATGGGATTTGACTTTGTATGTTTGACAGGCAATCCTGGGACAGGAGTTACAAATAGTCGAATTTCAGAAGGGATAAAACAGGCTAAAAAATATTTTAGTGGAATGGTAATAGCGGGGAAAATGCACTCGGCAGGAGTAGATGAGCCTGTTGCAGATTTGAAAGCTGTAAAAGAGTTTATAGAAAGCGGGGCAGATGTAATTATGCTTCCAGCTGTGGGAACAGTGCCTGGATTTACTCAGGGTGAAATGATAAAGGCTGTGAAATTTATTAAGGAAAACGGAGCATTGTCAATGTCAGCGATAGGAACGAGTCAGGAAAGTTCTACAAGGGAAACTATAAGGGAAATAGCGATAATGAATAAAATTGCAGGAGTTGATATTCAGCATATTGGAGATGCGGGATATTCAGGAGTTGCAAATTATGAGAATATAATGGAACTGTCAATAGCCATAAGAGGTGTAAGACACACGATTAGAATGATTGCCGCTTCAAATGACAGATAA